From the genome of Halomonas sp. I5-271120, one region includes:
- a CDS encoding lipopolysaccharide assembly protein LapA domain-containing protein, translating into MRWLKGVFLGIILLLVLLVGILFAVNNQQTVPLNLIWTELPPASLSLWLLGSLTAGVLLGMLAMTGVYMRLRALLTRAQRHNQQQRKELDRLRIQELKEVA; encoded by the coding sequence ATGCGTTGGCTAAAAGGCGTTTTTCTGGGGATCATTCTGCTACTGGTGTTGCTGGTCGGCATCCTGTTTGCCGTCAACAACCAGCAGACCGTGCCTCTCAACCTGATCTGGACAGAGCTCCCGCCCGCTTCCTTGTCACTGTGGCTGCTGGGATCACTGACCGCTGGCGTCTTGCTGGGGATGCTTGCCATGACCGGCGTCTATATGCGGCTTCGTGCCCTGCTGACCCGGGCCCAGCGACACAATCAGCAGCAGCGCAAGGAACTCGACCGCCTGCGGATTCAGGAGCTCAAGGAAGTCGCCTAA
- the lapB gene encoding lipopolysaccharide assembly protein LapB, whose protein sequence is MHDLLLLALLLAAVAIGWWLGRRDHQGTADQPGQHTLSRDYFVGLNYLLNEQPDRAIETFVAALEVNSDTIETHIALGNLFRSRGETDRAVKIHQNLLARPALTPAQGSLVQIELSRDFLNLGLLDRAEKLLENLIHDGGDESQRQQAKLLLVDLLEREKEWQAALDVAQPGLIRQYDNIQRAAAHWLCELAERDLESASPSLARKKLRQALNIDGHCVRATLLLARMEHDTGHYKAELKLLKRIPDQDASFAALILEPLRDAYRLLNDEEGLEKALQKLNEKVPMTSTVIMLAECVQRRAGHQEAAELIQAQMERAPSLRGLDYLLHLYQQDATAEEQRFLGPLNHHSRALLDARPRFRCGQCGFSGTELHWQCPSCRQWGTTRPMTGRKGD, encoded by the coding sequence ATGCATGACCTCCTGCTGCTGGCCCTGTTGTTGGCAGCAGTCGCCATTGGCTGGTGGCTGGGCCGACGCGACCATCAGGGCACTGCCGATCAACCGGGACAGCACACGCTGTCCCGGGATTATTTCGTGGGGCTCAATTATCTGCTCAACGAACAGCCTGATCGTGCCATTGAGACCTTCGTCGCCGCTCTCGAAGTCAATAGCGATACCATCGAGACCCACATTGCCCTCGGCAACCTCTTCCGCTCGCGGGGAGAGACCGATCGTGCGGTCAAGATTCACCAGAACCTGCTGGCTCGCCCCGCGCTCACGCCCGCGCAAGGCAGCCTGGTGCAAATCGAGCTATCCCGAGACTTCCTCAACCTGGGCCTACTCGATCGCGCCGAGAAACTCCTCGAAAACCTGATCCACGACGGCGGCGATGAAAGCCAGCGCCAGCAGGCCAAGCTGCTGCTGGTCGACCTGCTGGAGCGCGAGAAAGAGTGGCAGGCGGCCCTCGATGTCGCTCAGCCAGGCCTGATTCGCCAGTATGACAATATCCAGCGGGCGGCCGCTCACTGGCTCTGCGAGCTTGCCGAACGAGACCTCGAGTCAGCCAGCCCATCGCTTGCTAGAAAGAAGCTTCGTCAGGCGCTCAATATCGACGGCCACTGTGTCAGGGCCACGCTGCTGCTGGCTCGCATGGAACATGACACCGGCCACTACAAGGCCGAACTCAAGCTGTTGAAGCGAATTCCCGACCAGGACGCGAGCTTTGCCGCGCTGATTCTCGAGCCGCTGCGGGATGCGTACCGGCTCCTGAATGATGAAGAAGGCCTCGAGAAGGCACTTCAGAAGTTGAACGAGAAGGTGCCGATGACCTCAACGGTCATCATGCTAGCCGAATGCGTTCAGCGGCGAGCCGGCCACCAAGAAGCGGCAGAGCTGATCCAGGCCCAAATGGAGCGCGCACCCAGTCTGCGCGGGCTTGATTACCTGCTTCATCTCTATCAGCAGGATGCGACCGCCGAGGAACAACGCTTTCTCGGCCCTCTCAACCACCACTCTCGCGCCCTGCTCGACGCCCGCCCCCGCTTTCGCTGCGGGCAGTGCGGTTTTTCGGGAACCGAATTGCATTGGCAGTGCCCCAGCTGCCGGCAATGGGGCACCACCCGGCCGATGACAGGCCGCAAGGGCGACTAA
- the pyrF gene encoding orotidine-5'-phosphate decarboxylase — translation MSPASPLIIALDYPSLDAALCMADQLDPSRCRVKVGKELYTRSGPDVLEALHGRGFEVFLDLKFHDIPNTVAGAVQAAAEQGVWMVNVHASGGRRMMEAARERLDSQALSTQLIAVTVLTSMSAEDLAEVGVTVSTAEQVARLAGLAKQSGMDGVVCSAQEATALRDLCGEDFLKVTPGIRPASAGADDQRRVLTPSDAMAAGSTHLVVGRPVTQAADPMAALAAIESELAG, via the coding sequence ATGTCACCTGCGTCCCCGCTGATCATTGCCCTCGATTACCCCTCTCTGGATGCTGCTCTGTGCATGGCCGATCAGCTCGACCCGTCGCGTTGCCGAGTCAAGGTCGGCAAGGAACTCTACACCCGCAGCGGACCTGATGTGCTCGAAGCCCTGCACGGCCGTGGTTTCGAGGTGTTTCTTGATCTCAAATTCCATGACATTCCCAATACCGTTGCCGGTGCCGTACAGGCTGCGGCGGAGCAGGGCGTGTGGATGGTCAATGTCCATGCCAGCGGCGGGCGCCGCATGATGGAGGCGGCCAGGGAGCGGCTGGACAGCCAGGCGCTGTCGACACAGTTGATCGCGGTGACCGTGCTGACCAGCATGAGTGCAGAGGACCTGGCCGAGGTGGGCGTGACGGTGTCAACGGCCGAGCAGGTAGCCAGGCTGGCGGGTCTGGCCAAGCAAAGCGGCATGGACGGCGTGGTGTGCTCGGCGCAGGAAGCCACCGCGCTGCGCGATCTGTGTGGAGAGGATTTCCTTAAGGTCACGCCGGGCATTCGTCCGGCGTCGGCGGGGGCCGATGACCAGCGCCGGGTGCTGACCCCCAGCGATGCCATGGCGGCTGGTAGCACCCATCTGGTCGTAGGTCGTCCGGTGACGCAGGCAGCGGACCCCATGGCGGCCCTGGCGGCCATCGAGAGCGAGCTCGCGGGCTAG
- a CDS encoding ComEA family DNA-binding protein, which produces MQRLSQIIALSCLLLAAMPALAQETSTAQQPAININTASAEQLETLPGIGTSRAADIVADREANGDYSSAEDLMRVNGIGEATVDGMRNRLNF; this is translated from the coding sequence ATGCAACGTCTCAGCCAGATCATCGCCCTGTCGTGCCTGCTCCTAGCCGCTATGCCGGCCCTTGCGCAGGAAACGTCGACCGCGCAACAGCCCGCGATCAACATCAATACCGCCAGCGCCGAACAGCTCGAGACCCTGCCGGGTATCGGCACCTCGCGAGCTGCCGACATCGTCGCCGACCGTGAAGCCAATGGCGACTACAGCAGTGCCGAGGACCTGATGCGCGTCAACGGCATCGGTGAGGCCACCGTCGACGGCATGCGCAACCGGTTAAACTTCTAG
- a CDS encoding SDR family oxidoreductase: MQMKGAVIAITGGARGLGLAMARHLGQQGARLALLDLERDTLDQAVNALLDQGIEARAYELDVADQASVSETFAAIVADMGPLKGLVNNAGITRDGLLVKVKDGKVEKGLSLKQWQQVIDVNLTGVFLCGQEAAYRMVEAGEGGVIVNISSISRAGNMGQSNYSAAKAGVASLTVTWAKELARNGIRVGAVAPGFIETEMTASIRPDVLEKITKGIPLGKLGQPEDIAQSVAYIFDNDYFSGRVIECDGGLRV, encoded by the coding sequence ATGCAGATGAAAGGAGCGGTGATTGCCATTACCGGCGGTGCGCGTGGTTTGGGGCTGGCCATGGCGCGGCATCTGGGCCAGCAGGGCGCTCGCCTGGCACTTCTGGATCTGGAGCGTGACACCCTGGATCAGGCCGTCAATGCCCTTCTGGATCAAGGCATAGAGGCTCGGGCCTATGAGCTCGACGTCGCGGATCAAGCCTCGGTCAGTGAAACCTTTGCGGCTATTGTCGCCGATATGGGGCCGCTCAAGGGGCTGGTCAACAATGCCGGCATCACTCGGGACGGGCTGCTGGTCAAGGTCAAGGACGGCAAGGTCGAGAAGGGGCTGAGTCTCAAGCAGTGGCAGCAAGTCATCGACGTCAACCTGACCGGGGTCTTCCTCTGCGGTCAGGAAGCGGCCTACCGGATGGTAGAAGCCGGCGAAGGCGGGGTGATCGTCAATATCTCCAGCATCTCGCGGGCCGGCAACATGGGGCAGAGTAACTATTCTGCGGCCAAGGCGGGTGTCGCATCACTGACCGTGACCTGGGCCAAGGAGCTGGCACGCAACGGCATCCGGGTCGGGGCGGTGGCGCCGGGCTTCATCGAGACCGAGATGACGGCATCGATCCGTCCGGACGTTCTGGAGAAGATCACCAAGGGCATCCCGCTGGGGAAGCTGGGGCAGCCGGAAGACATTGCTCAGAGTGTCGCCTATATCTTTGATAACGACTATTTCAGCGGACGGGTCATCGAGTGTGATGGCGGCCTGCGCGTCTAG
- a CDS encoding FxsA family protein produces the protein MPLLLFFSLFALLDFVILFSIGSEIGLLTTLLLVLATGFIGLHLIRREGTATLARAQQRFAQGEIPSSELMTGAALIFGGALLMAPGFLSDGLGLMCLIPDARRLLGKLLARIGIKGQILGGTTSAGARGVPPDGWEEASGAKREERHEEGASSYASDQAPLEGDFISRDEPRR, from the coding sequence ATGCCCCTGCTCTTGTTTTTCAGTCTTTTTGCCTTGCTCGATTTCGTCATCTTGTTCTCTATCGGCAGCGAAATCGGCCTGTTGACCACCCTGCTGCTGGTCCTCGCCACTGGCTTCATCGGCCTGCATCTAATCCGCCGTGAAGGCACCGCCACGCTGGCGAGAGCCCAGCAGCGCTTTGCTCAGGGCGAGATACCCTCGAGTGAGCTAATGACCGGCGCGGCCCTTATCTTCGGCGGCGCCCTGCTGATGGCCCCGGGTTTCCTGTCTGATGGCCTGGGCCTGATGTGTCTGATACCCGATGCACGTCGCCTGCTTGGCAAGTTGCTGGCCCGTATAGGCATCAAGGGCCAAATTCTGGGCGGCACCACCAGCGCCGGTGCTCGGGGCGTGCCTCCCGACGGCTGGGAAGAGGCCAGCGGCGCCAAGCGTGAAGAGCGCCATGAAGAAGGTGCATCGTCTTATGCAAGCGACCAAGCACCTCTGGAAGGGGATTTCATCTCCCGGGATGAGCCACGTCGCTGA
- a CDS encoding co-chaperone GroES — protein sequence MNIRPLHDRVIVRRVEEEQKTAGGIVLPGSAQEKPTRGEILAVGNGRILDSGEVRALDVKVGNTVIFKDGFGVEKEKIDGEEVLIMSESDILAVVEG from the coding sequence ATGAACATCCGTCCCTTGCACGATCGCGTCATCGTCCGTCGCGTGGAAGAAGAACAGAAAACTGCTGGCGGTATCGTGCTTCCGGGCAGCGCCCAGGAAAAGCCGACGCGTGGTGAGATCCTCGCCGTTGGTAACGGCCGGATTCTCGACAGTGGCGAAGTCCGCGCGCTGGACGTCAAGGTCGGCAATACCGTCATCTTCAAGGACGGCTTCGGCGTCGAGAAAGAGAAGATCGACGGCGAAGAAGTCCTGATCATGAGCGAGAGCGACATCCTCGCCGTGGTCGAAGGCTGA
- the groL gene encoding chaperonin GroEL (60 kDa chaperone family; promotes refolding of misfolded polypeptides especially under stressful conditions; forms two stacked rings of heptamers to form a barrel-shaped 14mer; ends can be capped by GroES; misfolded proteins enter the barrel where they are refolded when GroES binds), with translation MAAKQVKFSDDARKKMSRGVDILANAVKATLGPKGRNVVLEKSFGAPTVTKDGVSVAKEIELKDRFENMGAQMVKEVASKTSDVAGDGTTTATVLAQAIVTEGMKGVTAGMNPMDLKRGIDKAVAEAVKQVRELSVPCTEPKSIAQVGTISANGDANIGEIIADAMQKVGKEGVITVDEGRGLEDELEVVEGMQFDRGYLSPYFVTNQDTMAVELEDPYLLLVDKKISNIRELLPVLEAVAKAGKPLAIIAEDIEGEALATLVVNTMRGIVKVAAAKAPGFGDRRKAMLQDIAILTNGTVISEEVGLTLEQANLDHLGSAKRITMSKENTTIIDGSGEEADIEARVGQIRAQIEDTSSDYDREKLQERVAKLAGGVAVIRVGAATEVEMKEKKARVEDALHSTRAAVEEGVVPGGGTALVRVLTMMQELQGDNEDQTHGIKLALRAMEAPLRQIVTNAGQEASVILNRVKEGEGNFGYNAQTGEFGDLFEMGVLDPAKVTRSALQSAGSIAGLMITTECMIADDPEEKEGGAPDMGGMGGMGGMGGMM, from the coding sequence ATGGCAGCGAAACAGGTTAAGTTCTCCGACGACGCCCGCAAGAAAATGTCTCGTGGCGTTGACATTCTCGCCAACGCCGTCAAGGCGACGCTGGGCCCGAAAGGCCGTAACGTCGTGCTCGAGAAGTCTTTCGGCGCACCGACCGTCACCAAGGACGGCGTTTCCGTCGCCAAGGAAATCGAACTGAAGGACAGGTTCGAGAACATGGGCGCACAGATGGTCAAGGAAGTCGCTTCCAAGACCTCTGACGTCGCTGGCGACGGTACCACCACCGCTACCGTGCTGGCGCAGGCCATCGTCACCGAAGGCATGAAGGGCGTTACCGCCGGCATGAACCCGATGGACCTGAAGCGCGGCATCGACAAGGCCGTGGCTGAAGCCGTCAAGCAGGTGCGTGAACTGTCCGTGCCCTGCACCGAGCCGAAGTCCATCGCCCAGGTTGGCACCATCTCCGCCAACGGCGACGCCAACATCGGTGAGATCATCGCTGATGCCATGCAGAAGGTCGGCAAGGAAGGCGTCATCACCGTCGATGAAGGTCGCGGCCTGGAAGACGAGCTGGAAGTGGTCGAAGGCATGCAGTTCGATCGCGGCTACCTCTCGCCGTACTTCGTGACCAACCAAGACACCATGGCGGTGGAGCTTGAAGACCCGTACCTGCTGCTGGTCGACAAGAAGATCTCCAACATCCGCGAGCTGCTGCCGGTGCTGGAAGCCGTCGCCAAGGCAGGCAAGCCGCTGGCGATCATCGCCGAAGACATCGAGGGCGAAGCCCTGGCGACCCTGGTGGTCAACACCATGCGCGGTATCGTCAAGGTCGCAGCCGCCAAGGCGCCTGGCTTCGGCGACCGTCGCAAGGCCATGCTGCAGGATATCGCTATCCTGACCAACGGCACTGTGATCTCCGAAGAAGTCGGTCTGACCCTCGAGCAGGCCAATCTGGATCACCTGGGCAGCGCCAAGCGCATCACCATGTCCAAGGAAAACACCACCATCATCGATGGTTCTGGTGAGGAAGCCGACATCGAAGCGCGCGTCGGTCAGATCCGCGCTCAGATCGAGGACACCTCCTCCGACTACGATCGCGAGAAGCTCCAGGAGCGCGTCGCCAAGCTGGCCGGCGGTGTTGCCGTGATCCGCGTCGGTGCCGCTACCGAAGTGGAGATGAAGGAGAAGAAGGCTCGCGTCGAAGATGCCCTGCACTCCACTCGCGCAGCCGTCGAGGAAGGCGTCGTACCGGGTGGTGGTACCGCTCTGGTCCGCGTGCTGACCATGATGCAGGAACTCCAGGGCGACAACGAAGACCAGACGCACGGCATCAAGCTGGCTCTGCGTGCCATGGAAGCGCCGCTGCGTCAGATCGTCACCAACGCCGGTCAGGAAGCATCCGTGATCCTGAACCGCGTCAAGGAAGGCGAAGGCAACTTCGGCTACAACGCCCAGACCGGCGAGTTCGGCGACCTGTTCGAAATGGGCGTGCTGGACCCGGCCAAGGTCACCCGCAGCGCCCTGCAGTCTGCCGGTTCCATCGCTGGCCTCATGATCACCACCGAGTGCATGATCGCCGATGATCCGGAAGAGAAAGAAGGCGGTGCCCCCGACATGGGTGGCATGGGCGGAATGGGTGGCATGGGCGGCATGATGTAA
- a CDS encoding RNA methyltransferase produces the protein MLSNVRIVLVQTFHPGNIGQAARAMKTMGLDDLVLVNPRCFPDPEATRLAAGAEDLVDSARVVGSLKEAVSDCVQVVGASARLRSLPLPHFDEPDDMAKELTEHAVDAPVALVFGRERSGLTNDEIGHCTHQVSIPANPDYGILNLAQAVQVLAYEVNRTWRRRPDSGYHPTRPTGEKLPSREQLDHFHTHLGRVMQASGFLTQPHARTEAQLQALFARAQPTRRELSLLRGLLSALEPKQH, from the coding sequence ATGCTCTCCAACGTCCGAATCGTCCTCGTACAGACCTTCCACCCCGGCAATATCGGCCAGGCCGCCCGCGCCATGAAGACCATGGGGCTCGACGACCTGGTGCTGGTCAACCCGCGCTGCTTTCCCGACCCCGAGGCCACCCGGCTCGCCGCCGGGGCGGAAGACCTGGTCGACTCGGCTCGCGTCGTGGGAAGCCTCAAGGAAGCCGTCAGCGACTGCGTTCAGGTAGTCGGCGCCAGCGCCCGTCTACGAAGCTTGCCGCTGCCGCATTTCGATGAGCCTGACGATATGGCCAAAGAACTCACCGAGCATGCCGTCGATGCACCGGTCGCGCTGGTCTTCGGCCGCGAACGCTCGGGGCTGACCAACGACGAGATCGGCCACTGCACCCACCAGGTCAGCATCCCGGCCAATCCCGACTATGGCATTCTCAACCTCGCCCAGGCCGTGCAGGTGCTGGCCTATGAGGTCAATCGTACCTGGCGGCGCCGGCCGGACAGCGGCTATCACCCTACCCGGCCTACTGGCGAGAAGCTGCCCAGCCGCGAGCAGCTCGACCACTTCCACACCCACCTTGGTCGCGTCATGCAGGCCAGCGGCTTCCTGACCCAGCCCCATGCCCGCACCGAGGCACAGCTTCAGGCGCTGTTTGCCCGCGCCCAGCCGACCCGACGCGAACTGTCACTGCTGCGCGGCCTGCTCAGTGCCCTCGAGCCCAAGCAGCATTGA